A portion of the Aphanothece sacrum FPU1 genome contains these proteins:
- a CDS encoding DUF3285 domain-containing protein yields the protein MSNPSSSTQPTDPNATETPSTEPKPSYVKLAMRNMVSKKGISLKHFFLTTAGLLGFLVGISYLTR from the coding sequence ATGAGCAATCCATCCTCATCTACTCAACCGACCGACCCAAACGCAACAGAAACCCCATCTACCGAACCTAAACCCAGTTACGTCAAACTAGCCATGCGTAACATGGTAAGTAAGAAAGGCATCTCCCTGAAACACTTTTTCTTAACAACAGCAGGTTTATTAGGGTTTTTGGTTGGCATTTCCTATTTAACCCGTTAA
- the ybeY gene encoding rRNA maturation RNase YbeY — protein sequence MLSSETSTVIFDLNVQEVFTLDIAPESQEWKISAETWQKWFQTWLESLLNHLPPAPSYELSLRLTGDEEIQAFNAQYRQKNQPTDVLAFAALEVDVPNPLDTSEPLYLGDIVISLETAHRQAEQQSHTLTIELAWLAAHGLLHLLGWDHLDDETLEEMLGEQETLLQNIHVYSNSCQNTVQFEQNS from the coding sequence ATGCTATCCTCTGAAACTTCCACCGTGATATTTGACCTCAATGTTCAAGAGGTATTTACCCTAGATATCGCCCCTGAATCCCAGGAGTGGAAAATTTCCGCCGAAACTTGGCAGAAATGGTTTCAAACTTGGTTAGAATCATTATTAAACCATCTTCCACCCGCTCCATCCTATGAGTTAAGCTTACGATTAACTGGAGATGAAGAAATACAGGCATTTAACGCCCAATATCGGCAAAAAAATCAACCTACCGATGTATTAGCTTTTGCTGCCCTAGAAGTAGATGTTCCCAACCCCTTAGATACCTCAGAACCTTTATACTTAGGGGATATAGTCATTTCTCTAGAAACGGCCCACCGACAAGCCGAACAACAAAGCCATACTTTAACCATAGAACTCGCTTGGTTAGCGGCTCACGGCTTACTTCATCTTCTCGGTTGGGATCATCTTGATGATGAAACTCTAGAAGAAATGCTAGGAGAACAAGAAACTTTGTTACAAAATATTCATGTATACAGCAACAGTTGTCAAAATACTGTTCAATTTGAACAGAATTCCTAA
- a CDS encoding diacylglycerol kinase produces the protein MKAPLTMTQASVNMPSTALFPPSSAFRTNNRLSETPIPTSELTLDNRRYPAWQIAPNLLVSFKYAWAGISYAFLTQRNFRIHTIMTATAISLGLFLQVNGVSMAIVSLTCALVMVLELLNTALESVVDLAVGQSYHELAKIAKDCAAGAVMISAIAALLVGGFILCPPLVALAFAL, from the coding sequence ATGAAAGCCCCTTTAACAATGACTCAAGCTTCTGTGAATATGCCCTCCACTGCTTTATTTCCCCCTAGTTCTGCCTTCAGAACCAATAACCGACTCTCTGAAACCCCTATCCCCACCTCAGAATTAACATTAGATAATAGACGTTACCCCGCTTGGCAGATAGCACCTAACCTATTAGTAAGTTTTAAGTATGCCTGGGCGGGGATTTCTTATGCCTTCCTGACACAACGAAATTTCCGAATTCATACCATTATGACAGCTACAGCCATTAGTTTAGGGCTATTTTTACAAGTTAATGGAGTTTCCATGGCTATTGTCTCCCTAACCTGTGCTTTAGTCATGGTTTTAGAATTATTAAATACGGCATTAGAATCAGTAGTTGACTTAGCCGTTGGTCAGTCTTACCATGAATTAGCTAAAATTGCTAAAGACTGTGCTGCTGGAGCCGTAATGATATCCGCGATCGCGGCTTTATTAGTAGGAGGGTTTATCTTATGTCCTCCCTTAGTAGCGTTAGCTTTTGCCCTATAA
- a CDS encoding anthranilate synthase component II, which translates to MILVIDNYDSFTYNLVQYLGELGTELKVASEIQVYRNDQLDIDKILYLKPDGVVISPGPGRPEDAGISLSLIEQLGSNLPILGVCLGHQSIGQVYGGKVVSAPILMHGKTSPIYHNNTGVFANLDNPFQATRYHSLVVERETIPDVLEITAWVEDGTIMGLQHRDYPHIQGVQFHPESILTPSGKQLLRNFLISL; encoded by the coding sequence TTGATTCTGGTTATTGATAATTACGACAGTTTTACATACAATTTAGTGCAGTATTTAGGAGAATTAGGCACTGAATTAAAAGTTGCCTCAGAGATTCAAGTCTATCGTAATGATCAGCTTGATATTGATAAAATTCTCTATTTGAAACCCGATGGGGTAGTTATTTCACCAGGCCCTGGCCGTCCCGAAGATGCCGGGATTTCTTTAAGCTTAATTGAACAATTAGGTTCCAATTTACCCATTTTAGGGGTTTGTTTAGGGCATCAAAGTATTGGTCAAGTATACGGCGGAAAAGTTGTCTCGGCCCCGATTTTAATGCACGGCAAAACCTCACCTATTTATCACAATAATACCGGAGTTTTTGCTAATTTAGATAATCCTTTTCAGGCGACTCGCTATCATAGTTTAGTGGTGGAAAGAGAGACTATTCCTGATGTATTAGAGATTACTGCTTGGGTTGAAGATGGAACTATTATGGGTCTACAACATAGGGACTATCCCCATATTCAAGGGGTACAATTTCACCCAGAAAGTATCTTAACCCCATCAGGGAAACAGCTATTACGCAACTTTTTGATATCTTTATAA
- a CDS encoding bifunctional nuclease family protein → MIEMKVAGIALDAVNRSPIVLLKDGSDRRALPIYIGQDQAKSIIGALENQQPPRPLTHDLIANFFQVWGMELDRIIIHSLQDNTFYAVLCLHQGEIKKEIDCRPSDAIAIALRTNSPIWVMEEVIAHASIPVDRDADEEERQAFREFVENLRPEDLIQRRGFQTDNEQQ, encoded by the coding sequence ATGATTGAAATGAAAGTGGCTGGTATTGCCTTAGATGCGGTTAACCGCAGTCCCATCGTTTTACTCAAAGATGGTTCTGATCGCCGCGCTTTACCCATTTATATTGGGCAAGATCAAGCTAAGTCCATTATTGGGGCCTTAGAAAATCAACAACCCCCTCGCCCTTTAACCCACGATCTCATTGCTAATTTCTTTCAAGTGTGGGGCATGGAATTAGACCGTATTATCATCCATTCTCTCCAAGATAATACATTTTATGCGGTTTTGTGTCTCCATCAAGGGGAAATCAAAAAAGAAATTGACTGTCGTCCTAGTGATGCGATCGCCATTGCCCTACGCACAAATAGTCCTATTTGGGTGATGGAAGAAGTTATTGCTCATGCTTCCATTCCTGTTGATAGAGATGCGGATGAAGAGGAACGTCAGGCCTTCCGAGAGTTTGTGGAAAATCTACGGCCAGAAGATTTAATTCAACGTCGGGGGTTTCAAACAGATAATGAGCAACAATAA
- a CDS encoding aldo/keto reductase: MRYRRFGKTNLSLSVLSVGTMRCLDSREIFQQTLQQAIVFGINHIETARGYGQSERYLGMVFEQSKAIVRSQVYITTKLPPTPDADQMKKWINESLERLQVDYIDCLAIHGINTWEHLQWITDSNGCLNALQEALNDGRVLHLGFSTHGSLELILAAIETDLFEFVNLHYYYFFQRHERAIALAHEKDMGVFIISPADKGGRLYTPSDTLKALCSPFSPLELTYRFLLSDRRITTLSMGPANPKELEAMILLRDQDEPLTAQEVSVFKGLETHLDQALGTDQCRQCYECLPCPENINIPEILRLRNLAVAYDMTGFGQYRYRMLENAGHWFPGNKGNRCTECGDCLPRCPEKLEIPTLLKDTHQRLNGSPRRRLWE, encoded by the coding sequence ATGCGCTATAGACGCTTTGGCAAAACTAATTTATCTCTCTCAGTCTTGTCTGTGGGAACCATGCGTTGTTTGGACTCAAGGGAAATTTTTCAACAAACTTTACAACAGGCGATCGTGTTTGGTATTAATCATATTGAAACTGCCAGAGGGTATGGTCAAAGTGAACGTTATTTAGGGATGGTATTTGAGCAAAGCAAAGCCATTGTTAGATCGCAAGTTTATATCACTACTAAGTTACCTCCTACTCCTGATGCCGATCAGATGAAAAAATGGATTAATGAGTCTTTAGAGCGATTACAAGTCGATTATATCGATTGTTTGGCTATTCATGGTATTAATACTTGGGAACATCTTCAGTGGATTACAGATTCTAATGGCTGTTTAAATGCGTTGCAAGAGGCGTTAAATGATGGTCGCGTCCTCCACTTAGGATTTTCCACTCACGGCAGCTTAGAATTGATTTTAGCGGCAATAGAGACAGATTTATTTGAGTTTGTTAACCTTCATTATTATTACTTTTTTCAACGTCATGAAAGGGCGATCGCGTTAGCGCATGAGAAAGATATGGGGGTGTTTATTATCTCTCCTGCTGATAAAGGGGGTCGTCTTTATACTCCTTCTGATACTCTTAAAGCTTTGTGTTCTCCTTTTTCTCCTTTAGAATTAACTTATCGGTTTTTATTGAGCGATCGCCGTATTACTACTTTAAGCATGGGGCCTGCTAACCCTAAAGAATTAGAGGCTATGATATTATTAAGGGATCAAGATGAACCTTTAACTGCTCAAGAAGTTAGTGTATTTAAAGGTTTAGAAACTCATTTAGATCAGGCATTGGGCACTGATCAATGCCGTCAATGTTATGAGTGTCTTCCTTGTCCTGAAAATATCAATATTCCTGAAATTTTACGGTTACGAAATCTAGCGGTTGCTTATGATATGACAGGGTTTGGTCAATATCGTTATAGAATGTTAGAAAATGCGGGTCATTGGTTCCCTGGAAATAAAGGCAACCGTTGTACTGAGTGTGGAGACTGTTTACCTCGTTGTCCCGAAAAATTAGAAATTCCTACACTATTAAAAGATACTCATCAACGTTTAAATGGTTCTCCTCGTCGTCGTTTATGGGAATAA
- a CDS encoding Uma2 family endonuclease → MVATILKSDHVVLHNLNWLQFTNILDNLGENRAVRVAYDQGTLEIMTPLPEHGYYEDVISDIIKDIADELDINYECYGVTTWKRESKLAGVEPDSCFYFQNESIIRGKLSFDLNQDPPPDLALEIDLTSKSLDRFPIYARLGVPEIWCYDSGELKIYHLQENLYIEVTNSSIFPQLSIQDIPQIIKDNLPLGRRIIRKIVREWVKKKLNK, encoded by the coding sequence ATGGTTGCTACTATTTTAAAATCTGATCATGTGGTTTTACATAACCTAAATTGGCTACAATTTACTAATATTTTAGATAATTTAGGCGAAAATCGTGCGGTAAGAGTTGCTTATGACCAAGGTACACTAGAAATCATGACTCCTTTACCTGAACATGGTTATTATGAAGATGTTATTAGTGATATTATTAAAGACATTGCTGATGAACTCGATATTAATTATGAATGTTATGGCGTAACTACTTGGAAACGAGAAAGTAAATTAGCAGGAGTTGAACCTGATAGTTGTTTTTATTTTCAAAATGAAAGTATAATTAGAGGTAAGTTAAGCTTCGATCTTAATCAAGATCCGCCGCCAGATCTAGCCTTAGAAATTGATTTGACGAGTAAATCTTTAGATCGTTTTCCTATTTATGCGCGTTTAGGTGTCCCTGAAATTTGGTGTTATGATTCTGGAGAACTGAAAATTTATCATCTACAAGAAAACCTATATATAGAGGTAACAAATAGTTCTATTTTTCCTCAGTTATCTATTCAAGACATACCTCAAATAATTAAAGATAATTTACCATTGGGAAGGCGTATAATTAGAAAAATAGTTCGAGAATGGGTAAAAAAAAAGTTAAATAAATAA
- a CDS encoding ABC transporter permease, with translation MTQYLIKRILTAIPTLIAISIVLFTILALAPGDPLGEFASNPAITEEIRENIRKNLGLDQPIYIRYIKWFFAFIRGDLGYSFNSRSPVLDLILQRLPTTLWVVGTAYILSVLIAFPLGIISAIKRYSWLDQLITTFSFMGFSLPTFLTGLLFIVIFSVQLNWFPFIYNSTLQITNWETFIEQIKQSIMPVCVLALYQAAVLMRFIRSAILDELTNDYVRTAYAKGLTRFAILKDHIIRNAMIPVVTLIALDIPTIFTGALVTEQVFRVPGIGALLIESIYRSDTPVVMAITFIYGILIVIFNLLADLTYGFLDPRVRY, from the coding sequence ATGACTCAATACCTAATCAAACGTATTTTAACAGCTATTCCCACCCTAATCGCTATTAGTATCGTCCTCTTTACCATATTAGCATTAGCCCCAGGCGACCCGTTAGGCGAATTTGCCTCTAACCCTGCTATTACTGAAGAAATCAGAGAAAATATACGTAAAAACTTAGGCTTAGATCAACCCATTTATATTCGTTATATTAAATGGTTTTTTGCCTTTATTAGAGGAGATTTAGGCTATTCTTTTAATAGTCGTAGTCCTGTTTTAGATCTCATCTTACAACGACTACCTACCACCCTTTGGGTAGTGGGAACTGCCTATATCTTAAGTGTTTTAATTGCCTTTCCTTTGGGCATAATTTCTGCCATTAAACGCTATTCTTGGCTAGATCAATTAATTACTACTTTTTCATTTATGGGCTTTTCATTACCCACATTTTTAACAGGATTACTATTTATTGTTATTTTTAGTGTCCAATTAAATTGGTTTCCCTTTATTTACAATAGTACCTTACAAATTACAAATTGGGAAACCTTCATAGAACAAATTAAACAATCAATTATGCCTGTTTGTGTCTTAGCTTTATATCAAGCGGCTGTCTTAATGAGGTTTATTAGATCAGCTATTTTAGATGAATTAACCAATGATTATGTGCGTACTGCATATGCTAAAGGATTAACTCGTTTTGCTATTTTAAAAGATCACATTATTCGTAATGCTATGATTCCGGTTGTTACTTTAATTGCTTTAGACATTCCTACAATTTTTACGGGTGCATTAGTTACAGAACAAGTGTTTAGAGTACCCGGAATTGGGGCATTATTAATTGAATCAATTTATCGCAGTGATACTCCAGTTGTGATGGCAATTACTTTTATTTATGGTATATTAATTGTTATATTTAATTTACTGGCTGATCTGACTTATGGATTTCTTGATCCGCGAGTACGATATTAA
- a CDS encoding PIN domain-containing protein — protein sequence MIVILDACAVIAFLRNEPGSNLVENYLINDAYTCYIHVINLCEVYYDVMRSNNKQKADEMLNELQEACVIFRDDIDLYFWQLVAQYKATIRRVSLADCFALALTKLLNGLLITSDHKEFDPIVPLGICSITFIR from the coding sequence ATGATAGTTATTCTAGATGCTTGTGCGGTTATTGCTTTCTTAAGAAATGAACCAGGGTCAAATTTAGTTGAAAATTATTTGATTAATGACGCTTACACTTGTTATATTCATGTTATTAATTTATGTGAGGTTTATTATGATGTAATGAGAAGTAATAATAAACAAAAAGCTGATGAAATGCTTAATGAATTACAAGAAGCATGTGTTATTTTTCGAGATGATATTGATTTGTATTTTTGGCAATTAGTCGCTCAATATAAAGCAACAATTCGCCGTGTATCTTTAGCTGATTGTTTTGCTTTAGCGTTAACTAAACTTCTCAATGGTTTATTAATTACTTCAGATCATAAAGAGTTTGATCCCATTGTACCTTTAGGAATTTGCTCAATTACTTTTATTCGTTGA
- a CDS encoding DUF2281 domain-containing protein: MNNQQIIETINKNLQQLPEDKLNEIANFVEQLLIKSVSSTEKKQFIRSLRGKYANSLTPTDVFIEEKQSEIDWEKRNL; this comes from the coding sequence ATGAATAATCAACAAATAATAGAAACGATTAATAAAAATTTACAACAATTACCGGAAGATAAATTGAATGAGATTGCTAATTTTGTTGAACAATTACTGATAAAATCAGTTTCTTCTACTGAGAAAAAACAATTTATTCGTTCTCTTAGGGGAAAATACGCTAATTCTTTAACACCTACTGATGTCTTTATTGAAGAAAAACAATCTGAAATTGACTGGGAAAAGCGAAATTTATGA
- the hisIE gene encoding bifunctional phosphoribosyl-AMP cyclohydrolase/phosphoribosyl-ATP diphosphatase HisIE: MSSLSADANFIDVIPLDKIQYNEQGLVPAIAQDYLDGTVLMMAWMNQDSLQKTLETGEAWYWSRSRQELWHKGATSGHIQKLKAIRYDCDSDALLITVEQVGDIACHTGERSCFHQLEDHQKIAPPADTLSGVYEVICQRRDHPVEGSYTRTLLAGGDNKILKKIGEEAAEVVMACKDDEKDAIASEVADLLYHTLVALSYHHVDLKDVYRKLQERRR, from the coding sequence ATGTCTTCTTTATCTGCCGATGCTAATTTCATTGATGTCATTCCCTTAGACAAAATTCAGTATAATGAACAGGGATTAGTTCCAGCGATCGCTCAAGATTATTTAGATGGCACTGTCTTAATGATGGCTTGGATGAATCAAGACTCTCTGCAAAAGACATTAGAAACGGGAGAAGCTTGGTATTGGAGTCGTTCCCGACAAGAATTATGGCACAAAGGGGCCACCTCTGGACATATTCAAAAGCTAAAAGCTATTCGTTATGATTGTGACAGCGATGCTTTATTAATCACTGTTGAACAAGTTGGAGATATTGCTTGTCATACAGGAGAAAGAAGCTGTTTTCATCAACTCGAAGATCATCAAAAAATTGCCCCTCCTGCTGATACTTTATCAGGGGTTTATGAGGTAATTTGTCAACGTCGAGATCATCCTGTTGAAGGTTCTTATACTCGTACATTATTAGCTGGAGGGGACAATAAAATTCTTAAGAAAATTGGGGAAGAAGCGGCTGAGGTTGTTATGGCTTGTAAAGATGATGAGAAAGACGCGATCGCTTCAGAAGTTGCTGACTTATTGTATCATACTTTAGTGGCTTTATCCTATCATCATGTAGATCTTAAAGATGTCTATCGAAAGTTACAAGAAAGAAGAAGATAA
- a CDS encoding nucleotidyltransferase family protein — translation MTNSFSTAKLDKILNDRRVKLEEERQLLLSKTYQWLNQFASDYGIEKAYIFGSVTRPGKFYQDSDVDLGVERINPTDYFLAISLLSAYLQREVDIIQLNKCHFADRIRQKGILWIKTP, via the coding sequence ATGACTAACTCTTTTTCAACTGCCAAACTTGATAAAATTTTAAATGATCGCCGTGTAAAATTAGAAGAAGAACGTCAGCTATTATTATCTAAAACTTATCAATGGCTTAATCAATTTGCTTCAGACTATGGTATTGAAAAAGCATATATTTTTGGTTCTGTAACCCGTCCAGGAAAATTTTATCAAGATTCAGATGTTGATTTAGGAGTTGAACGAATTAACCCTACAGATTATTTTTTAGCGATTAGTTTGCTATCTGCCTATTTACAGAGAGAAGTTGATATTATTCAACTTAATAAATGTCACTTTGCTGATCGTATTCGCCAAAAAGGGATTTTATGGATAAAAACACCTTAA
- the upp gene encoding uracil phosphoribosyltransferase: protein MSIQLRVYVPDHPLIKHWLGIVRDKNTPTVLFKTAMTELGRWLTYEGSRYWFSTLDTTVQTPLTETSATFINPEIPIAIVPIVRAGLALLDGAQTLLPLASIYHLGLVRDEETLEVSCYLNKLPEKFDPETRVIILEPMLATGASIIRAMAEITQRGADPALMRIISIVAAPRALQKLSQEYPHLTIYTAIIDEGLNAKGYIVPGLGDAGDRAFGT from the coding sequence ATGAGTATACAATTGCGTGTCTATGTTCCGGATCATCCGTTGATTAAACATTGGTTAGGGATCGTTCGTGATAAGAACACCCCAACAGTGCTATTTAAAACCGCTATGACGGAATTAGGACGTTGGTTAACCTATGAAGGGAGTCGTTATTGGTTCTCTACCCTAGACACCACCGTTCAAACCCCTTTAACTGAAACGTCGGCGACTTTTATTAATCCCGAAATTCCTATCGCTATTGTTCCAATTGTAAGGGCAGGGTTAGCATTATTAGATGGGGCCCAAACTTTATTACCTTTAGCCTCAATTTATCATTTAGGTTTAGTTCGAGATGAGGAAACCTTAGAAGTTAGTTGTTATCTCAATAAATTACCAGAAAAATTTGACCCTGAAACTAGAGTTATCATCTTAGAACCAATGTTAGCAACAGGTGCTTCCATTATCAGAGCAATGGCAGAAATTACTCAAAGAGGAGCAGATCCGGCTTTAATGAGGATTATTTCTATTGTAGCCGCTCCTCGAGCTTTGCAAAAATTAAGTCAAGAATATCCTCATTTGACTATCTATACCGCTATCATTGATGAAGGGCTTAATGCCAAAGGATATATTGTTCCAGGATTAGGAGATGCAGGCGATCGCGCTTTCGGAACTTAA
- a CDS encoding DUF6671 family protein: protein MLSNSIKSWFANRNLVIATMHKKEQVIMPLVEAELGVNCITIPDFNTDQFGTFTRDINRRGTQIEAARKKAQTALEITGETLAIASEGSFMSHPAFPFVSCDREIVLLLDQKHDLEIIGQEISTETNHTHQSIKTLDEALNFAEKTKFPDHGLVVMLSPKSIDKNYIYKGINTENKLIETVEKCLKQSNNGTIHIETDMRAMFNPTRMKVIEKATQNLIKTIYQQCPQCYYPGFDVIKRQSGLPCGLCGLATDSILLDIYQCQQCNFSQEKKFPTGIETADPSQCQYCNP from the coding sequence ATGTTATCAAATTCTATTAAATCTTGGTTTGCTAATAGAAATTTAGTTATTGCAACGATGCACAAAAAAGAACAAGTGATTATGCCTTTAGTTGAGGCTGAATTAGGAGTTAATTGTATCACTATACCTGATTTTAATACCGATCAATTTGGGACATTTACCAGGGATATTAATCGCAGAGGAACCCAAATTGAAGCGGCCAGAAAAAAAGCACAAACTGCCTTAGAAATTACCGGAGAAACTTTAGCGATCGCTAGTGAAGGCAGTTTTATGTCTCATCCTGCTTTTCCCTTTGTTTCTTGCGATCGAGAAATTGTCTTATTACTCGATCAAAAACATGATTTAGAAATAATTGGTCAAGAAATTTCAACTGAAACTAACCATACTCATCAATCAATTAAAACTTTAGATGAAGCTTTAAACTTTGCAGAAAAAACAAAATTTCCTGACCATGGATTAGTTGTAATGTTAAGTCCTAAATCTATTGATAAAAATTATATTTATAAAGGAATAAATACTGAAAATAAATTAATTGAAACCGTAGAAAAATGTCTTAAACAGTCGAATAATGGGACAATTCATATAGAAACAGATATGCGGGCAATGTTTAACCCTACTCGCATGAAAGTTATTGAGAAAGCAACCCAAAATTTAATCAAAACAATTTATCAACAATGTCCTCAATGTTATTATCCTGGATTTGATGTTATCAAACGTCAATCAGGCTTACCCTGTGGCTTATGTGGGTTGGCAACTGATTCAATTTTACTTGATATTTATCAATGTCAACAATGTAATTTCTCCCAAGAAAAAAAATTTCCCACAGGAATAGAAACCGCCGATCCTTCTCAATGTCAATATTGTAATCCCTAA
- a CDS encoding LabA-like NYN domain-containing protein has protein sequence MFEDFEDDSIFTAEQVLENRGRVAIFIDGSNLFYAALQLGIEIDYTKLLYRLTGGSRLLRAFFYTGVDRSNEKQQGFLLWMRRNGYRVIAKDLVQLPDGSKKANLDVEIAVDLMALVGAYDTAVIVSGDGDLAYAADSVSYRGARIEVVSLRSMTSDSLINVADRYIDLDQIKEDIQKAPKANMSYGGFSSVGMLDQHKQR, from the coding sequence ATGTTTGAAGATTTTGAAGACGATTCGATTTTTACTGCCGAACAAGTCCTAGAAAATCGGGGCCGGGTAGCTATTTTTATTGATGGATCGAACCTATTTTATGCAGCTTTACAATTAGGGATCGAAATTGACTATACGAAACTACTATATCGTTTAACGGGTGGATCTCGTTTACTCAGAGCTTTCTTTTATACTGGAGTAGACCGCAGCAACGAGAAACAACAAGGCTTTTTATTGTGGATGCGACGCAATGGTTATCGAGTGATTGCCAAGGATCTTGTACAATTGCCCGATGGTTCCAAAAAAGCTAATTTAGATGTAGAAATCGCCGTAGACTTAATGGCTTTAGTCGGTGCTTATGATACGGCTGTAATTGTCAGTGGAGATGGAGATTTGGCTTATGCGGCTGATTCAGTCAGTTATCGAGGGGCCAGAATCGAAGTAGTTAGCTTACGTTCTATGACCAGTGATAGTCTAATTAATGTAGCTGATCGATACATTGATCTTGATCAAATTAAAGAAGATATTCAAAAAGCCCCGAAAGCTAATATGTCTTATGGGGGATTTTCTAGTGTCGGAATGTTAGATCAACATAAACAAAGGTAA